Proteins encoded within one genomic window of Candidatus Binatia bacterium:
- a CDS encoding alpha/beta hydrolase, translating into MLVSWLFLLASLWGGWFTYNAFWPIRDRRRGSVLSFFAGWPTAEFALHHLVWQVAATLVFAALGAFEYWPGQLGFGLCLVSWYGLVLCYGRHGEAGTAVEKALRESLGEDYEKQIRAEFRAKFSRGIPWKRLVFPFPVVPRDVERIRDIPYARAAGLQLKLDVYRPRWRPEGCPTLLQIHGGAWIVGSKNEQGLPLMTHLASHGWVCVAANYRLSPHATFPDHLVDLKRAIRWIREQGPAYGADPEFLVVTGGSAGGHLAALVALTANDPEYQPGFENVDTRVRAAVPFYGVYDFRNRFGHWRHDGLAELLERQVLKAAPEENPEAYRKASPIDRIHPDAPPFFVIHGDLDTLVPVDDARRFVEELRKVSRNPVVYAEIPGAQHAFDMFYSWRTSLVVEGVERFLTWVYSRYLEERATEGARANTGEARTAHAELTPTLRRETEAFLLLRC; encoded by the coding sequence ATGCTCGTCTCTTGGCTTTTCCTGCTCGCCAGTCTCTGGGGCGGGTGGTTCACGTACAACGCCTTCTGGCCGATCCGGGACCGCAGGCGCGGCTCGGTCTTGAGCTTCTTCGCGGGATGGCCCACGGCGGAGTTCGCCCTCCACCACCTCGTCTGGCAGGTGGCCGCGACACTCGTCTTTGCGGCGCTCGGTGCGTTCGAGTACTGGCCCGGACAGCTCGGGTTCGGACTCTGCCTCGTCTCGTGGTACGGTCTCGTGCTGTGCTATGGCCGGCACGGGGAAGCCGGCACGGCGGTCGAGAAGGCCCTGCGCGAGAGCCTGGGCGAGGACTACGAGAAACAAATCCGGGCGGAGTTCCGGGCGAAGTTCTCCCGGGGCATTCCCTGGAAACGCCTGGTTTTTCCCTTCCCCGTCGTGCCGCGAGACGTCGAGCGGATCCGCGACATCCCGTACGCGCGCGCTGCCGGCCTCCAGTTGAAACTGGACGTCTACCGCCCGCGATGGCGGCCCGAAGGCTGCCCCACCCTCCTCCAGATCCACGGTGGGGCGTGGATCGTCGGCAGCAAGAACGAGCAGGGACTACCACTCATGACCCACCTGGCGTCGCACGGATGGGTTTGCGTCGCCGCCAACTACCGCCTGAGCCCCCACGCGACCTTCCCGGACCATCTCGTCGACCTCAAGCGGGCGATTCGGTGGATCCGGGAGCAGGGACCCGCGTACGGTGCCGACCCGGAGTTCCTCGTGGTCACCGGAGGGTCGGCCGGAGGGCATCTCGCGGCGCTCGTGGCACTCACGGCCAACGACCCCGAGTACCAACCCGGCTTCGAAAACGTGGACACGCGGGTCCGCGCCGCCGTCCCGTTCTACGGAGTGTACGACTTCCGCAACCGTTTCGGCCACTGGCGACACGACGGGCTAGCCGAACTTCTCGAACGACAGGTGCTGAAAGCGGCACCGGAGGAAAACCCGGAGGCCTACCGGAAAGCGTCTCCGATCGACCGAATCCACCCGGACGCCCCGCCGTTTTTCGTGATCCACGGAGACCTGGACACGCTCGTTCCGGTGGACGACGCGAGGCGCTTCGTCGAAGAGTTGCGCAAAGTGTCCCGCAACCCCGTCGTCTACGCCGAAATTCCGGGAGCGCAGCACGCCTTCGACATGTTCTATTCCTGGAGAACGTCCCTCGTCGTCGAAGGCGTGGAGCGGTTCCTCACGTGGGTCTACAGCCGGTACCTCGAGGAAAGGGCCACCGAGGGCGCCCGAGCGAACACCGGCGAAGCGAGAACCGCGCACGCTGAGTTGACGCCGACGCTAAGACGAGAAACGGAGGCGTTTCTCCTGCTTCGCTGTTAG
- a CDS encoding putative lipase/esterase codes for MPLDPTAKAILDQIAPPGAPPLHSLSPQEAREAFRALRALQPSTPVEVESHDRTIPGPGGSIPVRLYRPDRSGRLPALVYFHGGGWVIGDLESHDNVCRALSKGARCLVVSVDYRLAPENPFPAAVDDAFAATKWVHANAAEIGADPERLAVGGDSAGGNLAAVVALRARDEGGPPLRFQLLVYPVTDSRFDWPSYRENGEGYLLTLDAMRWFWSLYVPDEKQRTHPFVAPLRAPDHRNLPPAHVITAEFDPLRDEGEAYAEKLRAAGVPATVHRFAGMFHGFFSMDAVLPAAREAIAEAARALEKAWSP; via the coding sequence ATGCCCCTCGATCCCACCGCCAAAGCCATCCTCGACCAGATCGCCCCACCCGGGGCGCCGCCTCTCCACTCGCTCTCTCCCCAGGAGGCTCGGGAGGCTTTCCGCGCGCTCCGGGCGCTGCAGCCTTCGACGCCCGTGGAGGTGGAAAGCCACGACCGGACGATCCCGGGGCCCGGAGGGTCGATTCCCGTTCGGCTCTACAGGCCGGACCGGTCCGGTCGGCTGCCGGCTCTCGTCTACTTTCACGGCGGCGGCTGGGTCATCGGAGACCTGGAGTCGCACGACAACGTGTGCCGCGCCCTCTCGAAAGGAGCACGGTGCCTCGTCGTTTCCGTAGACTACCGGCTCGCCCCCGAAAACCCCTTTCCTGCCGCCGTCGACGACGCCTTCGCCGCCACGAAATGGGTGCATGCGAACGCGGCGGAAATCGGAGCGGACCCCGAGAGGCTGGCCGTGGGCGGTGACAGCGCAGGGGGCAATCTCGCGGCTGTCGTGGCTCTCAGGGCGCGGGACGAGGGCGGACCCCCGCTGCGCTTCCAGCTTCTCGTCTACCCGGTCACGGACAGCCGCTTCGACTGGCCCTCCTACCGGGAGAACGGGGAGGGTTATCTCCTGACGCTCGACGCGATGCGGTGGTTCTGGAGTCTTTACGTGCCCGACGAGAAGCAGAGGACGCATCCTTTCGTCGCCCCCCTTCGAGCTCCCGACCACCGGAACCTGCCACCGGCCCACGTGATCACGGCGGAGTTCGACCCCCTGCGCGACGAGGGGGAAGCCTATGCCGAGAAGCTGCGGGCCGCGGGCGTTCCGGCCACCGTGCACCGGTTCGCCGGCATGTTCCACGGCTTTTTCAGCATGGACGCCGTGCTCCCGGCCGCCCGGGAAGCGATCGCGGAAGCCGCCCGCGCCCTCGAGAAAGCCTGGTCGCCCTGA
- the uppP gene encoding undecaprenyl-diphosphatase has protein sequence MDLPEAILLALVQAATEFLPVSSSGHLLLAQTWLGASEIDLRFDVLLHLATVFSVLVYFRKEVAALLRGCVGRGSGAAGPFAGSERRAVTLLVLANVPTALLGWAIHHWFLDAVTRPRFVAAMLVVTGFVLYLGRGSSGRKSIESVGVADALLLGMAQGLAVLPGLSRSGTTIAVALLLGFERGLAARFSLLVSVPAVLGATWLTWADAPAFVEIPWLPYVAGFWVAAVCGYAAVAAILRLVEQDRFHVFAYYLWPVGVVAFFSS, from the coding sequence GTGGATCTGCCCGAAGCGATCCTGCTCGCTCTCGTCCAGGCCGCCACGGAGTTCCTGCCGGTCTCCTCCTCCGGACACTTGCTCCTCGCGCAGACCTGGCTCGGAGCTTCCGAAATCGACCTTCGCTTCGACGTACTCTTGCATCTCGCCACGGTGTTTTCCGTCCTCGTCTATTTCCGGAAGGAGGTGGCGGCACTCCTGCGCGGCTGCGTGGGTCGCGGGTCCGGGGCGGCTGGTCCGTTCGCGGGTTCCGAGCGGCGCGCGGTGACACTCCTCGTGCTCGCCAACGTACCGACGGCGCTGCTCGGCTGGGCGATCCACCACTGGTTTCTCGATGCCGTCACGCGGCCGCGTTTCGTGGCCGCGATGCTCGTGGTGACGGGGTTCGTGCTCTATCTCGGTCGGGGGTCGTCGGGACGGAAAAGCATCGAGAGTGTCGGAGTCGCGGATGCTCTTTTGCTCGGCATGGCACAGGGACTGGCCGTCCTTCCGGGCCTTTCCCGTTCCGGTACGACCATTGCGGTCGCCTTGCTCCTGGGCTTCGAGCGCGGACTCGCCGCCCGCTTTTCTCTCCTCGTGTCGGTTCCCGCCGTCCTGGGAGCCACGTGGCTCACCTGGGCGGACGCCCCGGCCTTCGTGGAGATTCCCTGGCTTCCCTACGTCGCGGGATTCTGGGTGGCCGCCGTGTGCGGGTACGCTGCCGTCGCGGCGATCCTTCGACTGGTCGAACAGGACCGCTTCCATGTCTTCGCCTACTACCTCTGGCCGGTCGGCGTCGTCGCGTTTTTCTCGTCGTGA